The Natrinema sp. DC36 genome includes the window GATTTGGTCGCTGTCTTGCGATTTCTCCCTGTTACGTCGTTGAGACACCTTGTTCAGTTCGATCAGCAGCCGGAAGATAGCCTTCACCAGATTCGCATCGACGTCGAACTGCTCGGCGTTGTCGCCGGCCCGCTCCATGACCTGTTGTTCCTGTTTCTCGTCGGTCGTCGGCAGCCCCTGTTCGTCCTTGACCGCAGCGATCGTGTCCGCGACGTAAGTTCGTTGAGCGATCAGTTCGACGATTTCCTGATCGATCGTCCGGATCTCCTCGCGCAGTTCGTCGAGGTCCATCTCTTCGGGCGTGCGATCCTCCTCGTCGATTCCGCCATCCGTCACCGTGTCAGTGTGCTCTCGAGTCATATCGTTCGTGTTCCGTCCGTTCGCGTCCGCAGTAATCGTGTCGTTCCGTCGTGCTCGTCCCACCTGTCCCGGAGCGCCTCGAGCGTCGCCCGCTCGCCGATGGCGACGTAACTCGGTCCGGTTCCGGACAGCGAGACGCCGGTTACCTCGGGCAAGGCGTCGATTATCGGCTCGGTCGAGAACTCGAGTGCGCCACAGAACGCGAAGCCGTTGACGGTCATCGCCTCACCGTAGCGGCCGTCGAGCGCGAGTTCTTCGACGAGTCGGGCCATCGGGGCAACGTGCTCGCAGGCCGAGACGTCGGCGTCGGCGCTGTAGGACTGTTCGGGCGGCGTGTAGACCAGTGCGTGCCAGTCGACCTCCTCGCGAGCAAGCAGCGCGTCGGCCGTGTTGTCAGTCACCGTCACGCCGCCGAGCATGCTCGCGCTGGCGTCATCGAACGCGCCCGTGACCGTCACGCCGGCGTCGCGGGCGGCCCGAACGCCGAGGCGGCAGGCCTCGATCCGTTCGACCGAATCCGCGACCTCGAGGGCGTCCAACGTCGCGAGCACCGTCGCGTTGGCCGCGGCGCTGGAACTCTTTAGCCCGGAGGCCATCGGCACCTCGCTCTCGGTGTGGACTCGAGCACCGACCGTCGAGTCGT containing:
- a CDS encoding shikimate kinase, which translates into the protein MDGRAVAPAAGTVLNALATGTGSAFAIDLETTATVELTEDDDVVGEVAGQPEADTTLVERCAAMTIVEYAERAGLDDSTVGARVHTESEVPMASGLKSSSAAANATVLATLDALEVADSVERIEACRLGVRAARDAGVTVTGAFDDASASMLGGVTVTDNTADALLAREEVDWHALVYTPPEQSYSADADVSACEHVAPMARLVEELALDGRYGEAMTVNGFAFCGALEFSTEPIIDALPEVTGVSLSGTGPSYVAIGERATLEALRDRWDEHDGTTRLLRTRTDGTRTI
- a CDS encoding chorismate mutase, with amino-acid sequence MTREHTDTVTDGGIDEEDRTPEEMDLDELREEIRTIDQEIVELIAQRTYVADTIAAVKDEQGLPTTDEKQEQQVMERAGDNAEQFDVDANLVKAIFRLLIELNKVSQRRNREKSQDSDQIRDYNK